TCCGCCAGCGCACCTCGCTGCCCCGCGCCCGGGTGGTGAACGGTTCCCCGGCCTTCTCCTCGAAGCCCGCGGCGTCGTCGGGCCAGGGCGGCAGGTCCGCGGCGGCGAACCGCCGGCTGTCGAACCCGTACCCCTCGACGAGGCCGGTGCTGCGGTTGGTCACCACGACGAGATAGTCGGTGGGAATGCCGAGCCGCCCCTGCTGGGCGGTGATCAGGGCGCTCTCGATGTTGAGCGTCGAGCCCTTCAGCTCCGTGTCGAGCTGGTCGACCAGGTAGTTGTGGAGGAAGTAGGTGGTCAGCGACGCGATCACCAGCAGCGCGGCGGCGACCAGGGCGAGGACGGCCGCGACGAGCTTGACCCGCAGCGGGACCGAGCGGAGTCGGAGCTTGCCCTGCTGGAGCGCGTTCACGCCGCCGGCTTGCGCAGCACGTAGCCGACGCCGCGCAGCGTGTGGATCAGCCGGGGCTCGGTCGTGTCGACCTTGCGCCGCAGGTACGAGATATACGACTCGACGATGTTGTCGTCGCCCCGGAAGTCGTAGTTCCACACGTGGTCGAGGATCTGCGCCTTGGACAGCACCCGGTTGGCGTTGAGCATCAGGTAGCGCAGCAGCTTGAACTCGGTCGGCGAGAGCTGCACCCGCTGACCGGCCCGATACACCTCGTGGGTCTCCTCGTCCAGCTCCAGGTCGGCGAAGGTGAGCCGGGCGGGAGCCTGCTCGCCGGCGCTGGTGCGGCGCAGCACCGCCCGGATCCGGGCGGTCAGCTCCTCCAGGCTGAACGGCTTGGTGACGTAGTCGTCGCCGCCGAGGGTGAGCCCACGGATCTTGTCGTCGGTGGCGTCCCGGGCGGTGAGGAACACCACCGGCGTACGCGTGCCGCCCTCCCGCATCATCCGGATCACCTCGAACCCGTCGAGATCCGGCAGCATCACGTCGAGCACCACGAGATCGGGGCGATGATCCCGGGCCGCGCTGAGCGCGGCGCTACCGCTGGTGGCGGTGGCCACGTCGAAGCCCGCGAAGCGCAGACTCGCGGAGAGCAGTTCGAGGATGTTCGGATCGTCCTCGACGACGAGCAGTCGCGCCTCGGTCTGGGTAGCGGCCATGCCGCCCATCATCCGCGCAGACGCTGCGCCCACGCTGGGCGTGTCCTGAAAAAACCCTGTGTGCATCCCGGGTGCGCGGATCAGGCCGCCAGCGGCAGTCCCCGGTCCGGCGTCTCGGCGGGCGTGCTCGGGGCGTCGGCGCCCGTACCGGCCCGCGACGGCCCGGCTCCCGGCCCGGACGGGACGGGACGCACGACCGGTCTGACCCCGACCCGCGCCGGCACCCGCACCGGCCCTTCCGGCGCCACCTCCCCGACCGCCGGCACCGCCTTCTCCACCGGCGACGACGGTACGAGATGGACCGCCGACTCGGCCACCCGGGCCAGCGACCGCCGGTCGGCGGAGCGGCCCGGGTGCAGCGGCGCGGCGATGTCGATGCTGACCGTCAACTCCGGGACGGCGAGCATCCGCCGTACCGAGCGCAGCAGGGTCTCGTCGCCGACGAAGGCCGGGGCGGTGGTGGTGTCGCCGGTCACCCCGCACCGGTAGCCGATCCGCAGCGGCACAACGGGGGCTCCGGTGTCGATCGCGGCCTGGAACATCGCCGGCCGGAACCCGGTGGGCGGACGGCAGGAGGCCCCCGCACCGCACCAGGTGGTCCCCTCCGGGAACACCGCGACCGACCGGCCGGCCCGCAGCGCCTCGGCGACCCGGCCCACCGTCGCGGGCAGCTCGCGGGGGCGGGAACGGTCCACGAAGACGGTGCCGGCCGCGCGGGCGAGCAGCCCGACCAGCGGCCACCGGCCCACCTCGTGCTTGGCCACCAGCCGGGCCGGTGCCACCGCCAGCACCGCCAGGATGTCCCACCAGGAGACGTGGTTGGCGACCAGCAGGGCGCGCCGCCGGGGCAGCCGACCGCGCACCTCCAGGCGTACGCCGCAGGCCCGCGCCGTGGCCCGCGCCCAGCCGCGCAGCGCCACCTGCCGCTCCCGGGCGGGCAGCACCGGGAGCAGCGCCGCCAGCCCGATCCCGAGCCCGAGCATGCCGAGCAGGCCGGCGGCGCGGCCCAGTTGCCGGACCGCCGGCACCACCGGGGCCTCGCCGGGGCGGGGCAGGCAGCCGGGGCCGCAGCCGGAACTCGGCCGCCAGAGCGGGTGCGCCAGCGTGGTCACGGCTGGCCGCCGAGGAAGTGTCGCAGGTAGCGGGGGTTGATCCGGTCCATGGAGAGCAGCACGTAGTAGTCGGCCACGCCGAAGTCGGGGTCGTACGTCGGCTCGCCGCAGACCCAGGCGCCGAGGCGGAGGTACCCGCGCAGCAGCGGCGGAACCAGCTTCGCCGACCCCGCGACGGTCTCGGTGGGGACGCCGGGCTCGGCGAACCAGGGCCGCAGTGGGCGCACCCGCAGCGGCGGCGGCGACAGGTGCTTCGCCCGTGCCTGGGCCCAGACCTCGGCGGCGGCGAGGCCACCGTCGGCCACCGGCACGGAGGCGCATCCACCGAGCCAGCGCAGCCCTCGCAGGTGCAGGTAGCGGGCGATACCGGCCCACATCAGGTTGATCACCGCACCGGTGCGGTGGTCGGGGTGTACGCAGGACCGACCCGCCTCGACCAGCTGCGTACGCAGTGGATCGAGCGCGGTCAGGTCGAACTCGCTCTCGGCGTAGCGGCGGCTGGTCCGCCCCGGCGGGAGCAGCCGGTACGTCCCGACCACCTCGCCGGTGCGCTCCTGGCGCACCACCAGGTGGTCGCAGTACGGGTCGAAGGCGTCACGGTCGAGGCCGGCCGCGTCCGGGGACACGGTGGCGCCCAGTTCGTCGGCGAACACCTGATGACGCAGGCGCTGCGCAGCCTCGACCTGACGCGGGTCGTCGGCGATGGAGAGGGTGTAGCCGCTGGTCGTCAGTGCTACGTCCGCGGCGGGCAGAACGGCCATGCTCCCTGTGTAGCCCCCGGTGGGTTGCCAGCCCCGGTGACCAGCGGTGTCGATCCGGTGAACGCCGGTCGGCGACCCGTGGCCGACCCCCGCCGGAAAGGCGCGGGCGGCGACCGTGCGAGGCTGCCGGCGTCCCCGGCGACGAGG
This is a stretch of genomic DNA from Micromonospora sp. WMMD1082. It encodes these proteins:
- a CDS encoding response regulator transcription factor; translated protein: MAATQTEARLLVVEDDPNILELLSASLRFAGFDVATATSGSAALSAARDHRPDLVVLDVMLPDLDGFEVIRMMREGGTRTPVVFLTARDATDDKIRGLTLGGDDYVTKPFSLEELTARIRAVLRRTSAGEQAPARLTFADLELDEETHEVYRAGQRVQLSPTEFKLLRYLMLNANRVLSKAQILDHVWNYDFRGDDNIVESYISYLRRKVDTTEPRLIHTLRGVGYVLRKPAA
- a CDS encoding lysophospholipid acyltransferase family protein, which translates into the protein MTTLAHPLWRPSSGCGPGCLPRPGEAPVVPAVRQLGRAAGLLGMLGLGIGLAALLPVLPARERQVALRGWARATARACGVRLEVRGRLPRRRALLVANHVSWWDILAVLAVAPARLVAKHEVGRWPLVGLLARAAGTVFVDRSRPRELPATVGRVAEALRAGRSVAVFPEGTTWCGAGASCRPPTGFRPAMFQAAIDTGAPVVPLRIGYRCGVTGDTTTAPAFVGDETLLRSVRRMLAVPELTVSIDIAAPLHPGRSADRRSLARVAESAVHLVPSSPVEKAVPAVGEVAPEGPVRVPARVGVRPVVRPVPSGPGAGPSRAGTGADAPSTPAETPDRGLPLAA
- a CDS encoding GNAT family N-acyltransferase, with amino-acid sequence MAVLPAADVALTTSGYTLSIADDPRQVEAAQRLRHQVFADELGATVSPDAAGLDRDAFDPYCDHLVVRQERTGEVVGTYRLLPPGRTSRRYAESEFDLTALDPLRTQLVEAGRSCVHPDHRTGAVINLMWAGIARYLHLRGLRWLGGCASVPVADGGLAAAEVWAQARAKHLSPPPLRVRPLRPWFAEPGVPTETVAGSAKLVPPLLRGYLRLGAWVCGEPTYDPDFGVADYYVLLSMDRINPRYLRHFLGGQP